The Prevotella melaninogenica genome has a segment encoding these proteins:
- the infC gene encoding translation initiation factor IF-3: MKNDKMKMKYRVNEQIRVREVRVVSDDGAEVMPTRKALELAQKEGVDLVEISPNAQPPVCRIIDYSKFLYQQKKHQKEMKQKQVKQEVKEIRFGPQTDEHDYKFKLKHAQEFLNAGNKVRAYVFFRGRSILFKEQGEVLLLRFANDLEELAKVEQLPKLEGKKMFLYLAPKKAGVAKKSQQKRDREEAEAGAKAGAEGVSEEPKTDGGLFANAKNGADALKKLNID; encoded by the coding sequence ATGAAGAATGACAAAATGAAAATGAAGTACCGCGTGAACGAGCAGATTCGCGTTCGGGAAGTACGTGTGGTAAGTGATGATGGAGCTGAGGTTATGCCTACGCGAAAGGCGTTGGAATTGGCTCAGAAAGAGGGAGTTGACCTTGTGGAGATTTCTCCTAACGCACAGCCACCGGTTTGTCGTATCATCGACTATTCTAAGTTCCTCTACCAGCAGAAGAAGCATCAGAAGGAGATGAAGCAGAAGCAGGTTAAGCAGGAGGTGAAGGAGATTCGTTTTGGTCCTCAGACGGATGAGCACGACTATAAGTTTAAGCTCAAGCATGCGCAGGAGTTCCTCAATGCAGGTAATAAGGTACGCGCATACGTGTTCTTCCGTGGTCGTTCGATTCTGTTTAAGGAGCAGGGCGAGGTGTTATTGCTTCGTTTCGCTAACGATCTTGAGGAGCTTGCAAAGGTGGAGCAACTTCCGAAACTCGAGGGCAAGAAGATGTTCCTCTATCTTGCACCTAAGAAGGCAGGTGTTGCCAAGAAGAGTCAGCAGAAGCGCGACCGTGAGGAGGCAGAGGCTGGTGCGAAGGCAGGTGCTGAGGGCGTCAGCGAGGAGCCAAAGACGGATGGCGGTTTGTTTGCCAACGCTAAGAATGGTGCTGACGCATTGAAGAAACTGAATATTGACTAA
- a CDS encoding smalltalk protein: protein MKHEKWKTIINVIISVLTAIATTLGMSSCL, encoded by the coding sequence ATGAAACACGAAAAATGGAAAACAATCATTAATGTGATTATCTCTGTGCTCACTGCCATTGCTACAACGCTGGGTATGTCGAGCTGTTTGTAA
- a CDS encoding AAA family ATPase: MMNQIQEEVKDRFIVRNFGPIQEIDVELGDLTVLVGAQASGKSLFLQMFKLIKDKDAILESLENYGFVVNNKLENLLDRYLGEGLSKMWTDESEFISNDRTYTRAFLERPLKGIPADEVFYIPAQRILSIADGRPKYFTEFSENDPFVLRKFSETLRLFAQNGLGDSGKLFPLPNRLKNVIKKKYDKTIFHGGEIVFEEKGGQRKMAMNVENMHLPLMTWSAGQKEFMPLLMAFYCLSGPPQPVVNRSQYKYIIMEEPEMGLHPLAIQAIILQMIEFINNGHKVIVSTHSPMLLEFVWTYNCLKKIPEDKRVGALYELFDIQPNKRNKLHFLKSIFDKDIKTYYFLRNTAGKVESKDISSLDVFSEDVAINEWGGLTQFSSKTNDVVSKYMAQYGE; the protein is encoded by the coding sequence ATGATGAATCAAATACAAGAAGAAGTGAAAGACCGTTTTATTGTCAGGAATTTCGGCCCAATTCAGGAAATTGATGTTGAATTGGGTGATTTGACTGTGCTTGTTGGTGCGCAGGCAAGCGGAAAGAGCCTGTTCCTCCAGATGTTCAAATTGATAAAAGACAAGGATGCCATATTAGAATCATTGGAAAACTATGGTTTTGTCGTGAACAACAAGCTGGAAAACCTGTTGGATCGTTATTTAGGAGAAGGCTTGTCGAAAATGTGGACAGATGAATCTGAGTTTATTTCTAATGATAGAACATATACCCGAGCGTTTTTAGAGCGCCCGCTAAAGGGAATTCCTGCAGATGAAGTCTTTTATATCCCTGCCCAACGCATTCTGAGCATTGCAGATGGCCGTCCTAAATATTTTACGGAATTCAGCGAGAATGATCCTTTTGTGTTGCGTAAGTTCAGTGAAACACTAAGACTCTTTGCTCAGAATGGTCTCGGTGACAGTGGAAAACTGTTCCCGCTTCCTAACAGGCTTAAAAACGTCATCAAAAAGAAGTATGACAAGACCATTTTTCACGGCGGAGAGATAGTCTTTGAAGAAAAGGGCGGACAGCGCAAGATGGCAATGAATGTCGAGAATATGCACCTCCCTTTGATGACGTGGAGTGCCGGCCAGAAGGAGTTTATGCCTCTTCTGATGGCATTCTACTGCCTTTCAGGCCCTCCCCAACCCGTTGTGAATCGCAGCCAATACAAGTACATTATCATGGAAGAACCTGAGATGGGCTTGCATCCCTTAGCAATCCAGGCTATCATTCTGCAGATGATAGAGTTTATAAATAATGGGCACAAAGTGATAGTGTCAACACATTCTCCTATGCTCCTGGAATTCGTATGGACATACAATTGCCTGAAAAAAATCCCCGAAGATAAGCGTGTAGGTGCATTATATGAACTGTTTGACATTCAACCCAATAAAAGAAATAAGCTTCATTTCTTGAAAAGCATTTTTGATAAAGATATTAAAACATATTATTTTTTGCGCAACACGGCAGGAAAGGTAGAATCCAAGGATATTTCTTCCCTTGATGTCTTCAGCGAGGATGTAGCTATAAACGAGTGGGGTGGGCTGACCCAATTCTCGAGTAAGACCAACGATGTCGTTTCAAAATATATGGCGCAGTATGGGGAATAA
- the rpmI gene encoding 50S ribosomal protein L35, producing MPKQKTNSGAKKRFTFTGTGKIKRHHAYHSHILTKKTKKQKRNLVHQTLVDGTNLKQVRDLLRLR from the coding sequence ATGCCAAAACAGAAGACAAATTCCGGCGCAAAGAAGAGATTCACGTTCACCGGTACTGGTAAGATCAAACGTCATCACGCTTACCACAGTCACATTCTGACTAAGAAGACAAAGAAACAGAAGAGAAATCTTGTTCACCAGACGCTCGTGGATGGTACAAACTTGAAGCAGGTACGCGACTTGCTCAGACTTCGTTAA
- the rplT gene encoding 50S ribosomal protein L20, giving the protein MPRSVNHVASKAKRTRILKQTKGYYGARKNVWTVAKNTYEKGLTYAYRDRRNKKRNFRALWIQRINAAARLYDMSYSQLMGALHKAGIEINRKVLADLAVNNQEAFKAIVDKVK; this is encoded by the coding sequence ATGCCAAGATCAGTCAATCATGTTGCTTCAAAAGCAAAGAGAACAAGAATTCTGAAGCAGACTAAGGGTTACTATGGTGCCCGTAAAAATGTTTGGACGGTAGCAAAGAATACCTATGAGAAGGGTTTGACTTATGCTTATCGTGACCGTCGTAACAAGAAGCGTAACTTCCGCGCATTGTGGATTCAGCGTATCAACGCTGCTGCTCGTCTTTATGATATGAGCTACAGCCAGTTGATGGGTGCATTGCACAAGGCTGGTATCGAGATCAACCGTAAGGTGCTCGCTGACCTCGCTGTTAACAATCAGGAAGCTTTTAAGGCTATTGTTGACAAAGTAAAGTAA